The proteins below are encoded in one region of Micromonospora pisi:
- the rpmE gene encoding 50S ribosomal protein L31, which translates to MKPNIHPEYVTTEVTCSCGSTFTTRSTAKGGSIHVETCSACHPFYTGKQRVLDTAGRVAKFQQKYAKVQAKKAK; encoded by the coding sequence ATGAAGCCCAACATCCACCCGGAATACGTCACCACCGAGGTGACCTGTTCCTGCGGTAGCACGTTCACCACCCGCAGCACCGCCAAGGGCGGCTCGATCCACGTCGAGACCTGCAGCGCCTGCCACCCGTTCTACACCGGTAAGCAGCGCGTTCTCGACACCGCCGGCCGGGTTGCGAAGTTCCAGCAGAAGTACGCCAAGGTTCAGGCCAAGAAGGCCAAGTAG
- a CDS encoding AAA family ATPase: MTRLILTRGLPASGKTTFARKLQPGVVRVNRDDLRRMLHGTRLFTQWAEGQVTAVQRAQVEALLRAKVDICIDDTNLRSKTVREWAELGARFDATLEVHDFTDVPVDECVRRDADRPEQDRVGEEAIRRMHERYLAGRNLPLPVPYVAPGGPATVYQPTPDKPEIVLVDIDGTVALMGARSPYDMSRVGDDLPNPSVIAAVRAMHSAGYGIVFCSGRDDSCRAETEAWLDLHVAVPYLGLFMRPYGDSRKDAVVKREIFKREIHPRYQVVGVFDDRMQVVRMWRDLGLTVFQVADGNF, encoded by the coding sequence ATGACCCGACTGATCCTCACCCGGGGGCTGCCCGCCTCCGGCAAGACCACCTTCGCCCGCAAACTCCAGCCGGGCGTGGTCCGGGTCAACCGCGACGACCTGCGCCGGATGCTGCACGGCACCCGCCTTTTCACCCAGTGGGCCGAGGGGCAGGTGACCGCCGTGCAGCGGGCCCAGGTCGAGGCGCTGCTCCGGGCCAAGGTCGACATCTGCATCGACGACACCAACCTGCGGTCGAAGACCGTACGGGAATGGGCCGAGCTCGGCGCCCGGTTCGACGCCACCCTGGAGGTGCACGACTTCACCGACGTACCGGTCGACGAGTGCGTACGCCGTGACGCCGACCGACCGGAGCAGGACCGGGTCGGCGAAGAGGCGATCCGGCGCATGCACGAGCGTTACCTGGCCGGGCGCAACCTGCCCCTGCCGGTGCCGTACGTGGCCCCGGGCGGCCCGGCCACCGTCTACCAGCCGACCCCGGACAAACCCGAGATCGTGCTGGTCGACATCGACGGCACGGTGGCACTGATGGGGGCCCGCAGCCCGTACGACATGAGCCGGGTCGGTGACGACCTACCGAACCCGTCGGTGATCGCCGCGGTCCGGGCGATGCACTCGGCCGGCTACGGCATCGTCTTCTGCTCCGGTCGGGACGACTCCTGCCGCGCGGAGACCGAGGCCTGGCTCGACCTGCACGTGGCCGTGCCGTACCTGGGCCTGTTCATGCGTCCGTACGGCGACAGCCGCAAGGACGCGGTGGTCAAGCGGGAGATCTTCAAACGGGAGATCCATCCCCGTTACCAGGTGGTCGGCGTCTTCGACGATCGGATGCAGGTGGTCCGGATGTGGCGCGACCTCGGCCTCACCGTCTTCCAGGTCGCCGACGGCAACTTCTGA
- the rho gene encoding transcription termination factor Rho, which translates to MSDTTDVTSDVSNVAGEATAGPVRRRRTGTGLSAMLLPELQSLAASLGISGTARMRKGELISAISERQGGAAAGSPPRPRAEVAAAAAPAREEVRAEVRDTAERRGADESQPATAEPTGRERSSRRSNRAAAATAATTTTAEPKAEEPAAETAERADRAERGEARGGRERADRGDRAERGDRAERAERGDRAERGDRAERGDRGERAERGDRAERGERNDRAERGQRNGDRNNERNVERGSDRNGDRNNDRNDDMDDDGEGGGRRSRRSRFRDRRRGRNDRPEGTETTGGREPQVNEDDVLVPVAGIIDVLDNYAFVRTTGYLSGPNDVYVSMSQVKKYGLRRGDAVTGAVRAARDGEQRRDKYNPLVRLDTINGMEPDEAKRRPEFYKLTPLYPQERLRLETEPHILTTRVIDLVMPIGKGQRALIVSPPKAGKTMVLQAIANAITHNNPECHLMVVLVDERPEEVTDMQRSVKGEVIAATFDRPPQDHTTVAELAIERAKRLVELGHDVVVLLDSVTRLGRSYNLAAPASGRIMSGGIDSTALYPPKRFLGAARNIENGGSLTILATALVETGSMMDTVIFEEFKGTGNAELKLDRKIADKRVFPAIDIHPSGTRKEEILLAPEELAITHKLRKVLHSLDSQAALDLLLDRLKQSRTNIEFLMQIAKSTPGE; encoded by the coding sequence TTGAGCGACACCACCGACGTGACGTCGGATGTTTCCAACGTCGCTGGCGAAGCCACCGCGGGTCCCGTCCGTCGCCGCCGGACTGGCACCGGCTTGTCGGCGATGCTGCTGCCGGAGCTGCAGAGCCTGGCCGCGTCGCTCGGCATCTCCGGTACCGCCCGGATGCGCAAGGGCGAACTGATCAGCGCGATCTCCGAGCGACAGGGCGGCGCTGCCGCGGGTAGCCCGCCGCGTCCCCGGGCCGAGGTCGCGGCCGCGGCCGCTCCGGCGCGCGAAGAGGTACGCGCCGAGGTGCGCGACACCGCCGAGCGGCGTGGCGCGGACGAGTCCCAGCCGGCGACCGCCGAGCCGACCGGGCGTGAGCGTTCCTCTCGTCGGTCCAACCGTGCCGCCGCGGCGACCGCTGCCACCACCACCACTGCCGAGCCGAAGGCCGAGGAGCCGGCGGCGGAGACCGCTGAGCGGGCCGATCGGGCCGAGCGGGGCGAGGCCCGTGGTGGCCGGGAACGGGCTGACCGTGGTGACCGGGCCGAGCGCGGTGACCGGGCCGAGCGCGCCGAGCGTGGTGACCGGGCCGAGCGTGGTGACCGGGCCGAGCGTGGTGACCGGGGCGAGCGCGCCGAACGTGGTGACCGCGCCGAACGGGGCGAGCGCAACGACCGGGCCGAGCGCGGTCAGCGCAACGGAGACCGGAACAACGAGCGCAACGTCGAACGCGGCAGTGACCGCAACGGCGACCGCAACAACGACCGCAACGACGACATGGACGACGACGGCGAGGGCGGTGGCCGTCGCAGCCGTCGTAGCCGGTTCCGCGACCGCCGTCGGGGCCGCAACGACCGGCCGGAGGGCACCGAGACGACCGGTGGCCGCGAGCCCCAGGTCAACGAGGACGACGTGCTCGTCCCGGTCGCCGGCATCATCGACGTGCTGGACAACTACGCCTTCGTCCGGACCACCGGCTACCTTTCCGGCCCGAACGACGTCTACGTGTCGATGTCCCAGGTCAAGAAGTACGGCCTGCGTCGCGGTGACGCGGTCACCGGCGCGGTCCGCGCGGCCCGTGACGGTGAGCAGCGCCGGGACAAGTACAACCCGCTGGTGCGGCTCGACACGATCAACGGGATGGAGCCGGACGAGGCGAAGCGGCGGCCGGAGTTCTACAAGCTGACCCCGCTCTACCCGCAGGAACGGCTCCGCCTGGAGACCGAGCCGCACATCCTCACCACCCGGGTCATCGACCTGGTCATGCCGATCGGCAAGGGCCAGCGGGCGCTCATCGTCTCCCCGCCGAAGGCGGGTAAGACCATGGTGTTGCAGGCGATCGCCAACGCGATCACCCACAACAACCCGGAGTGCCACCTGATGGTGGTGCTGGTCGACGAGCGGCCCGAAGAGGTCACCGACATGCAGCGCTCGGTCAAGGGCGAGGTCATCGCGGCCACGTTCGACCGGCCGCCGCAGGACCACACCACCGTCGCGGAGCTGGCGATCGAGCGGGCCAAGCGCCTGGTCGAGCTCGGCCACGACGTGGTCGTCCTGCTCGACTCGGTGACCCGGCTGGGTCGGTCGTACAACCTGGCGGCGCCGGCCAGCGGCCGGATCATGTCCGGTGGTATCGACTCGACGGCGCTCTACCCGCCCAAGCGGTTCCTGGGTGCGGCCCGCAACATCGAGAACGGCGGCTCGCTGACCATCCTCGCCACCGCCCTGGTGGAGACCGGCTCCATGATGGACACGGTCATCTTCGAGGAGTTCAAGGGCACCGGTAACGCGGAGCTGAAGCTGGACCGGAAGATCGCCGACAAGCGGGTCTTCCCGGCCATCGACATCCACCCGTCCGGTACGCGTAAGGAAGAGATTCTGCTCGCGCCGGAGGAGCTGGCCATCACGCACAAGCTCCGCAAGGTGTTGCACTCGCTGGACTCGCAGGCCGCACTGGACCTGCTGCTGGACCGGCTCAAGCAGAGCCGTACCAACATCGAGTTCCTGATGCAGATCGCGAAGTCCACCCCGGGGGAGTAA
- a CDS encoding RNA ligase — protein MTTPVHVPETPLDRLFDPSDLVTAITEGQVRAQRHPELPLSVYNYTEAASYAGAWTPVTLACRGLIVDDVTGAVVARPYPKFFNHDQPEAPDLRFDAAVTVTDKADGSLGVIYPTPGGYAVATRGSFSSDQARHATGVLRARYPDFVPPAGLTVLVEIIYPGNRIVLDYAGLDDLVLLGAVEIGSGRSHGPAAVPDWPGPVVDTLPYRTLAEALAAPPRENREGLVVHWPDTDQRVKIKYADYVRLHRLVFGLSARSVWDVMVNGGSLAAMVEPLPDEFHVWVEKIAAELTATVEARADAIEAAYGEIVAGLPDGWTRRDFAGRALAHPERAALFLRLGNRDYRSLLWQQARPTGDRTPHSPE, from the coding sequence GTGACCACCCCTGTGCACGTACCCGAGACCCCGCTCGACCGTCTCTTCGACCCCTCGGACCTGGTCACCGCGATCACCGAGGGGCAGGTACGCGCACAACGCCACCCCGAACTGCCACTGAGCGTCTACAACTACACCGAGGCGGCCAGCTACGCCGGTGCCTGGACACCGGTGACGTTGGCCTGTCGGGGGCTGATCGTGGACGACGTGACCGGTGCGGTGGTGGCCCGGCCGTACCCGAAGTTCTTCAACCACGACCAGCCGGAGGCGCCGGACCTGCGGTTCGACGCGGCGGTGACGGTGACCGACAAAGCCGACGGTTCGCTGGGTGTGATCTACCCGACTCCGGGCGGGTACGCGGTCGCCACCCGGGGCTCGTTCAGCTCGGACCAGGCCCGGCACGCCACCGGGGTGCTTCGCGCCCGGTACCCCGACTTCGTACCGCCGGCCGGGCTGACCGTGCTGGTCGAGATCATCTACCCGGGCAACCGGATCGTGCTCGACTATGCCGGCCTGGACGACCTGGTCCTGCTCGGCGCCGTCGAGATCGGCAGCGGGCGCAGCCACGGCCCGGCGGCGGTGCCCGACTGGCCCGGTCCGGTGGTGGACACGTTGCCGTACCGCACCCTCGCCGAGGCACTCGCCGCGCCGCCCCGGGAGAACCGGGAAGGGTTGGTGGTGCACTGGCCGGACACCGACCAGCGCGTGAAGATCAAATATGCGGACTACGTACGGCTGCACCGCCTGGTGTTCGGCCTCAGCGCCCGAAGCGTCTGGGACGTCATGGTCAACGGCGGCAGCCTGGCCGCGATGGTCGAGCCGCTGCCGGACGAGTTCCACGTCTGGGTGGAGAAAATCGCGGCCGAGCTGACCGCGACCGTCGAGGCCCGCGCCGACGCCATCGAAGCCGCGTACGGTGAGATCGTCGCCGGGCTACCGGACGGCTGGACCCGTCGCGACTTCGCCGGGCGGGCCCTGGCCCACCCGGAACGCGCCGCCCTCTTCCTCCGGCTCGGCAACCGGGACTACCGCTCGCTGCTCTGGCAGCAGGCCCGGCCGACCGGCGACCGCACCCCGCACAGCCCGGAGTAG